Proteins from a single region of Allofrancisella inopinata:
- the glpK gene encoding glycerol kinase GlpK, translating into MSEKFVLAVDQGTTSSRAIIFDKNGNIRKIAQKEFTQIYPKSGWVEHDPMEIWGTQSGVVREVLESGRVKPEQIAAIGITNQRETVVIWDKETGDPIYNAIVWQCRRTSYICDEIKKDSKLVKYIKENTGLVVDAYFSGTKVKWILDNVEGAREKANAGKLLMGTIDTWLIWNMTRGKVHATDYSNASRTMLFNINTLEWDKKILEYLDIPESMLPEVKNSSEVYGYTDEKTLAGAKIPIAGVAGDQHAALFGHCCFDKGMAKNTYGTGCFALMNVGDKPVFSDAGLLTTIAWGENGKPTYALEGSVFIAGAVIQWIRDGLGLIRSAEDSEYYATKIDSTNGVYLVPAFVGLGTPYWDMYARGTIVGITRDTKREHIIRAALEAIAYQAKDVLDCMKDDTGLDLAGLRVDGGAVQNNFLMQFQSDILQSEISKPKVNEITGLGAVFLAGLAVGFWENKEKLKAILTTEKTFEPQKDPKTVAHDYKGWKKAVERSKAWAE; encoded by the coding sequence ATGTCAGAAAAATTTGTTTTAGCTGTTGATCAAGGCACAACTAGTTCACGAGCAATTATCTTTGATAAAAATGGTAATATCAGGAAAATTGCTCAAAAAGAGTTTACTCAGATTTACCCAAAAAGTGGCTGGGTTGAGCATGACCCTATGGAAATATGGGGGACACAAAGCGGAGTTGTTAGAGAAGTTCTTGAGTCTGGAAGAGTTAAACCAGAGCAAATTGCAGCCATAGGTATTACAAATCAGCGTGAAACGGTTGTTATTTGGGATAAAGAAACTGGTGACCCTATTTATAATGCTATAGTTTGGCAGTGTCGCCGTACTTCGTATATTTGTGATGAGATTAAAAAAGATTCGAAACTAGTTAAATATATCAAAGAAAATACAGGCTTAGTAGTAGATGCATATTTTTCTGGTACAAAAGTTAAGTGGATTTTGGATAATGTTGAGGGTGCAAGAGAAAAAGCTAATGCTGGTAAGCTTCTAATGGGTACTATAGATACTTGGCTTATTTGGAATATGACGCGAGGTAAAGTCCATGCAACTGACTACAGTAATGCTTCACGTACTATGCTTTTTAACATTAATACGTTAGAGTGGGATAAGAAAATTTTAGAGTACTTAGATATTCCAGAGTCTATGTTACCAGAGGTGAAAAATTCTAGTGAGGTTTACGGCTACACTGATGAGAAAACACTAGCGGGAGCTAAAATTCCAATAGCTGGTGTGGCTGGAGATCAGCATGCTGCTTTATTTGGTCATTGCTGTTTTGACAAGGGTATGGCTAAAAATACTTATGGTACAGGCTGTTTTGCACTTATGAATGTTGGTGATAAACCAGTATTTTCTGATGCTGGACTTCTAACAACTATCGCGTGGGGTGAAAATGGGAAACCAACTTATGCCTTAGAGGGTAGTGTGTTTATAGCTGGGGCTGTTATTCAGTGGATTAGAGATGGTTTGGGTCTTATCCGTTCAGCAGAAGATAGTGAGTATTATGCAACCAAAATTGATTCTACTAATGGAGTATATTTAGTGCCTGCATTTGTTGGCTTAGGTACTCCGTATTGGGATATGTATGCTCGTGGCACTATAGTTGGTATCACTAGAGACACTAAGAGAGAGCATATTATTAGGGCTGCTCTTGAAGCTATAGCATACCAAGCAAAAGACGTTTTAGATTGTATGAAAGATGATACGGGATTAGATTTAGCTGGCTTACGTGTAGATGGTGGTGCTGTACAAAATAATTTCTTGATGCAATTCCAGTCAGATATTCTCCAGTCTGAAATTTCAAAACCAAAAGTCAATGAAATTACGGGTTTAGGAGCAGTTTTTTTAGCAGGTCTAGCAGTTGGGTTTTGGGAAAATAAAGAGAAGTTGAAAGCTATCCTTACTACTGAGAAAACTTTTGAGCCACAAAAAGACCCTAAAACAGTTGCTCATGACTATAAGGGTTGGAAAAAGGCCGTAGAAAGAAGTAAGGCTTGGGCAGAGTGA
- a CDS encoding glycerol-3-phosphate dehydrogenase/oxidase, with translation MKKEYDIIIIGGGATGFGCAIEAVSRGYKTLLLEAYDFGKGTSSKSTKLIHGGLRYLENFDFALVKEGLEERFSFLHNAPHLTHKQSYLIPTRNYFETIKYTIGVKLYEFLSGEYKIGKSYNLNKQQTLAELPNIESSKLKKSLVYYDGQFDDTRLLISLMKTFESKSGVALNYHKVEKIYSSTNSKLDTVVATDTLTQEKREFKASHIINATGTFCDTIMSLAGRKEAHKYVSVAQGTHIVFDREKFPTKHAILIPETEDGRVLFILPWHGHLIVGTTDIKKEVPDIEPKADKQEVEFILETFNQYAKQKATITDIKSVYCGQRPLVSPKKSKKTANISRKHEIIESTDGLITVVGGKWTIFRRMGQDTLDYIESGKIAQKLSKTSEELLIDAVDSEVGYPLKVYGKNVEDVKEIQQEINNYELLHSDLPYYKAEAVYHVRHEKAKTVEDVLARRTRAAFLDIKASIQAAPIVAELMAKELGKDKAWQSEQIGSFKEFAKNFDVQELFR, from the coding sequence ATGAAAAAAGAATACGACATAATAATAATTGGTGGTGGTGCAACTGGGTTTGGTTGTGCTATAGAGGCTGTTTCACGTGGTTATAAAACTTTACTTTTAGAAGCGTATGATTTTGGTAAAGGTACTTCTTCAAAGTCTACTAAGCTTATTCACGGTGGCCTGAGGTATTTAGAAAATTTTGATTTTGCATTAGTTAAGGAAGGCTTAGAAGAGAGGTTTTCATTTTTACATAATGCTCCACATTTGACTCATAAACAATCTTATCTTATTCCTACACGTAATTATTTTGAAACTATTAAATACACAATAGGAGTCAAATTATATGAGTTTTTGTCAGGTGAATACAAGATCGGTAAAAGCTATAATCTAAACAAGCAACAAACTTTAGCAGAGCTACCAAATATAGAAAGTTCTAAACTTAAAAAAAGTTTGGTGTATTATGATGGTCAGTTTGATGATACTAGACTTTTGATCTCTTTAATGAAAACTTTTGAGTCAAAGAGTGGTGTAGCCTTAAATTACCACAAGGTTGAAAAAATCTATAGCTCAACAAATTCAAAATTAGACACTGTGGTAGCTACTGATACATTAACTCAGGAAAAAAGAGAGTTTAAGGCAAGTCATATTATTAATGCTACTGGCACTTTTTGCGATACTATTATGAGTTTAGCAGGGCGAAAAGAGGCACATAAATACGTTTCTGTTGCTCAAGGAACTCATATAGTTTTTGATCGAGAGAAGTTTCCCACGAAGCATGCAATTTTAATCCCAGAAACAGAAGATGGTAGGGTGTTATTTATTTTACCTTGGCATGGTCATTTGATAGTTGGTACTACGGATATTAAAAAAGAGGTTCCCGATATTGAACCAAAAGCTGATAAACAAGAAGTTGAGTTTATTTTGGAAACCTTTAACCAATATGCTAAGCAAAAAGCAACTATTACAGATATAAAGTCAGTATACTGTGGCCAGCGTCCGTTAGTTTCTCCTAAAAAAAGTAAAAAAACGGCCAATATTTCTCGCAAACATGAGATTATTGAATCTACAGATGGTTTGATTACGGTAGTAGGAGGTAAGTGGACTATATTTAGACGTATGGGGCAGGACACTTTAGATTATATTGAAAGTGGTAAAATTGCTCAAAAGCTTTCTAAAACTTCTGAAGAGTTATTGATTGATGCTGTTGATTCTGAAGTAGGCTATCCACTAAAAGTTTATGGTAAAAATGTTGAAGATGTTAAAGAAATTCAGCAAGAAATAAATAACTATGAATTATTACATAGTGATTTACCATACTATAAGGCAGAAGCTGTTTATCATGTAAGACATGAAAAAGCTAAAACAGTTGAAGATGTGTTGGCACGGCGTACACGAGCTGCTTTTTTAGATATTAAAGCGAGTATTCAAGCAGCTCCTATAGTTGCTGAGCTTATGGCTAAAGAGCTTGGTAAAGATAAAGCTTGGCAAAGTGAGCAGATAGGTAGTTTTAAAGAGTTTGCTAAGAATTTTGATGTACAGGAATTATTTAGGTAG
- a CDS encoding MIP/aquaporin family protein, with protein sequence MLAACVAEIIGTMILILLGNGVVAGVVLNKTKSQNSGWIVITFAWGLAVFLGVLVAGPISGAHMNPAVTLSLAIAGKFSWSWVAPYVICQVVGAMIGQALVWIVYYPHYAATSDVDLKLATFCTSPAIKHLPSNFTSEVIGTFVLVLAILAMHGVVIQVGDSNITTAYPIDMGALGGIPVAFVVIAIGLSLGGTTGYAINPARDFGPRLFHTIMPIQSKGPSHWSYAWVPILGPIVGSVIATVFYLLLKAKGAL encoded by the coding sequence ATGTTGGCAGCATGTGTAGCAGAGATTATAGGAACAATGATTCTCATACTTTTGGGTAATGGAGTAGTAGCAGGAGTTGTTTTAAATAAAACTAAGTCTCAGAACAGTGGTTGGATTGTTATTACTTTTGCTTGGGGATTGGCAGTGTTTTTAGGAGTTTTGGTGGCAGGTCCTATTAGTGGAGCTCATATGAATCCAGCAGTTACACTTTCGTTAGCGATAGCTGGGAAATTTTCCTGGAGCTGGGTGGCCCCTTATGTTATCTGCCAAGTTGTGGGAGCTATGATCGGTCAGGCACTAGTTTGGATTGTATACTATCCACACTATGCTGCTACAAGTGATGTAGATCTAAAGTTAGCAACATTTTGCACATCCCCAGCGATTAAACATCTACCTTCTAATTTTACCAGTGAAGTTATAGGAACCTTTGTATTAGTGCTTGCTATATTAGCTATGCATGGGGTTGTAATACAGGTTGGAGATTCTAATATAACAACAGCTTATCCAATTGACATGGGAGCTTTAGGCGGTATCCCGGTGGCATTTGTCGTTATAGCTATAGGTTTATCTTTAGGTGGTACTACGGGGTATGCTATTAATCCAGCTAGAGATTTTGGTCCAAGATTGTTTCATACTATTATGCCTATACAGAGTAAAGGTCCATCTCACTGGAGTTACGCATGGGTACCAATTCTAGGTCCTATTGTTGGTAGTGTAATAGCAACGGTCTTTTATCTGTTATTAAAAGCAAAAGGGGCACTTTAA
- a CDS encoding mechanosensitive ion channel domain-containing protein, translating to MIKYFDNFFWTNAVVALVILVVGFFLSKYVKSLTYNLLKKYDNTVSQFLASLIYVIFLILVVVVALAKLGVPISPITGVLAGIVFGISMSLKASYSIFASGIMLAFSKPFEIGDNVDIGGSVGVVKSIGFLYTKLSGETGDEIVIVNNMVMSKVITRFSSK from the coding sequence ATGATTAAGTATTTTGACAATTTTTTTTGGACGAATGCGGTTGTAGCACTGGTTATACTAGTGGTAGGTTTCTTTTTATCCAAGTATGTTAAATCATTAACTTATAACTTGTTAAAGAAGTATGACAATACAGTCTCTCAGTTTTTAGCAAGTTTAATATATGTAATTTTTTTAATTTTAGTTGTTGTGGTAGCTTTGGCAAAATTGGGTGTCCCAATTTCTCCTATAACTGGTGTTTTGGCAGGTATCGTTTTTGGTATATCAATGTCTTTAAAGGCATCTTATAGTATTTTTGCCTCTGGCATAATGCTTGCTTTTAGTAAACCCTTTGAAATTGGTGATAACGTTGATATAGGGGGTTCAGTAGGTGTTGTTAAATCTATAGGCTTTTTGTATACAAAGCTTAGTGGCGAAACTGGTGATGAGATTGTGATTGTGAATAATATGGTTATGTCAAAAGTAATTACTAGGTTTTCTAGTAAATAA
- the tuf gene encoding elongation factor Tu — translation MAKEKFERSKPHVNVGTIGHVDHGKTTLTAAITKVMAEKNGGSARKFDEIDNAPEEKARGITINTSHVEYESPNRHYAHVDCPGHADYVKNMITGAAQMDGAILVCSAADGPMPQTREHILLSRQVGVPYIVVFLNKCDMVDDEELLELVEMEVRELLDQYEFPGDDTPIIMGSALKALEGDEKYVEKIVELVQAMDDYIPAPERDTDKPFILPIEDVFSISGRGTVVTGRVERGVINVGDEVEVVGIRPTQKTTVTGVEMFRKLLDRGEAGDNVGILVRGLKRDDVERGQVLCKPGSIKPHTKFEAEVYVLSKEEGGRHTPFFKGYRPQFYFRTTDITGAVELPEGVEMVMPGDNIKMVITLINPIAMDEGLRFAIREGGRTVGAGVVAKIIE, via the coding sequence ATGGCTAAAGAAAAATTTGAACGTTCGAAGCCGCACGTAAACGTAGGTACAATCGGTCACGTTGACCATGGTAAAACTACTCTTACTGCAGCTATCACTAAGGTAATGGCTGAGAAAAACGGTGGCTCTGCTCGTAAGTTTGATGAGATCGATAACGCGCCAGAAGAAAAAGCACGTGGTATTACTATTAATACTTCTCACGTAGAATATGAGTCTCCAAATAGACATTATGCTCACGTTGACTGTCCAGGACACGCGGATTATGTTAAAAACATGATTACTGGTGCTGCTCAGATGGATGGTGCTATCTTAGTATGTTCTGCTGCTGATGGTCCTATGCCACAAACTCGTGAGCATATTCTACTTTCTCGTCAGGTTGGTGTACCATATATTGTTGTTTTCTTAAACAAGTGTGACATGGTTGATGACGAAGAGTTATTGGAGCTTGTAGAAATGGAAGTGCGTGAGCTTTTAGATCAGTATGAGTTCCCGGGTGATGATACTCCTATTATTATGGGTTCAGCTCTTAAAGCTTTAGAAGGTGATGAGAAGTACGTTGAGAAGATCGTTGAGCTAGTTCAAGCTATGGATGACTATATTCCAGCTCCTGAGCGTGATACTGATAAGCCATTTATCTTACCAATTGAAGATGTGTTCTCTATTTCAGGTCGCGGTACAGTTGTAACTGGACGTGTTGAGCGTGGTGTTATAAACGTTGGTGATGAAGTTGAAGTTGTGGGTATTCGTCCTACTCAAAAAACTACAGTAACTGGTGTTGAAATGTTCCGTAAGCTTCTAGATAGAGGGGAGGCTGGTGATAACGTTGGTATTCTAGTTCGTGGTCTTAAGAGAGATGATGTTGAGCGTGGACAAGTATTATGTAAGCCAGGTTCAATTAAGCCTCACACTAAGTTTGAAGCTGAAGTTTATGTACTTTCTAAAGAAGAAGGTGGTAGACATACTCCATTCTTTAAAGGCTATAGACCACAGTTCTATTTCCGTACTACAGATATTACTGGTGCTGTTGAGCTACCAGAGGGTGTAGAGATGGTTATGCCTGGCGATAACATTAAGATGGTTATAACCCTAATTAACCCAATTGCAATGGATGAAGGTTTACGTTTTGCTATCCGTGAAGGTGGTAGAACTGTAGGTGCTGGTGTTGTTGCTAAAATTATCGAGTAA
- the secE gene encoding preprotein translocase subunit SecE, translating to MKKSQNFNKVWVSGATKPTEVTKVSSSVNVLLWMAAVAVVVMGIVVTMASSFWGFDYSSYNTSIAVVVVLVALVIARFTNQGRRFWAFFNASKLELSKVVWPTRKETMAISAMVIVVVIIFAIFISIFGLVFEKFIQYFLG from the coding sequence GTGAAAAAAAGTCAAAATTTTAATAAAGTTTGGGTGAGTGGAGCTACTAAACCTACTGAGGTGACAAAAGTTTCAAGCTCTGTTAATGTTTTGCTATGGATGGCAGCAGTAGCTGTTGTGGTTATGGGCATTGTGGTTACTATGGCTTCGAGCTTTTGGGGCTTTGACTATAGTTCTTATAACACCTCGATTGCTGTAGTGGTTGTTCTTGTGGCACTAGTTATTGCAAGATTTACTAATCAGGGTCGTAGATTTTGGGCTTTTTTTAATGCTTCAAAACTGGAGTTGTCCAAAGTGGTTTGGCCTACACGCAAAGAAACTATGGCTATATCTGCTATGGTTATAGTGGTGGTTATCATTTTTGCTATCTTTATATCTATATTTGGTTTGGTATTTGAAAAATTTATTCAATATTTCCTAGGTTAA
- the nusG gene encoding transcription termination/antitermination protein NusG — protein sequence MLWYVVQVHSGYEKRVKTQLEENIKIAGLENSFGRILVPTENVVEMRAGQKRKSERKYFPGYVLIEADLTTDAWQLVKSVPRVLTVVGSRGKPIPLSKQEVDKILSFMEGDKNTIEPRLRKSYQVGEVVRVLEGPFNDFTGVVEEVNYEKSRLRVAVSIFGRSTPVELEFSQVEKES from the coding sequence ATGCTTTGGTATGTCGTGCAGGTGCACTCAGGTTATGAAAAAAGAGTAAAAACTCAGTTAGAAGAAAATATTAAAATAGCTGGTTTGGAAAATAGTTTTGGTAGAATACTTGTCCCTACTGAGAATGTGGTAGAGATGAGAGCGGGTCAAAAGCGTAAAAGTGAGCGTAAGTATTTTCCGGGGTATGTTTTGATAGAGGCTGACCTTACTACAGATGCTTGGCAGCTTGTAAAGTCAGTTCCTAGAGTATTAACTGTTGTTGGTTCAAGAGGTAAGCCTATTCCATTAAGTAAGCAAGAAGTTGATAAGATTCTTAGTTTTATGGAGGGCGATAAAAATACTATTGAGCCAAGACTTAGAAAATCGTATCAGGTTGGTGAAGTGGTTAGAGTTCTTGAAGGACCATTTAATGACTTTACTGGTGTGGTAGAAGAAGTTAACTATGAAAAATCAAGGTTAAGAGTGGCTGTATCTATATTTGGTAGATCTACACCTGTTGAGCTTGAATTTTCACAAGTTGAAAAAGAGTCTTAG
- the rplK gene encoding 50S ribosomal protein L11: MAKKKVEAIIKLQVAAGKANPSPPIGPALGQRGVNIMGFCKEFNAKTQGMEPGMPIPVEISVYSDRSFTFEMKTPPASYLIKKAVNIKSGSSNPSKESVGTITREQLEEIAKIKDSDLTAADLDAGVRIIAGSARSMGVKVEGVE; encoded by the coding sequence ATGGCTAAGAAAAAAGTAGAAGCTATTATTAAATTGCAAGTTGCTGCTGGTAAAGCTAATCCAAGTCCTCCTATAGGACCTGCATTAGGCCAGCGTGGTGTTAATATTATGGGATTCTGTAAGGAATTCAATGCTAAAACTCAGGGTATGGAGCCAGGTATGCCTATCCCTGTTGAGATTTCTGTATATAGTGATCGTAGTTTCACTTTTGAGATGAAAACCCCGCCAGCTTCTTATTTGATTAAAAAAGCAGTTAATATAAAATCAGGTTCGTCAAACCCTTCAAAAGAGTCTGTTGGTACAATTACCCGTGAGCAGCTAGAAGAAATTGCTAAAATAAAAGATTCTGATTTGACAGCTGCTGATTTAGATGCTGGTGTAAGAATTATTGCTGGTAGTGCTCGTAGTATGGGCGTAAAAGTAGAAGGGGTTGAATAA
- the rplA gene encoding 50S ribosomal protein L1, which translates to MAKISKRMKTIAAKIDAEKKYPVAEAFDILRDVSSVKFVESVDVSVALGVDPRKSDQVVRGASVLPNGTGKSVRVAVFVKGPAADAAKEAGADIVGMEDLADEVKKGNMNFDVVIASPDSMRVVGQLGQILGPKGLMPNPKVGTVTMDVAKAVRDAKAGQVRYRVDKAGIIHTTIGKVNFTSDALKQNLEQLLIDLKKAKPSVSKGVYLKKVSVSSTMGPGIAVDFSDLSI; encoded by the coding sequence ATGGCTAAAATTTCAAAAAGAATGAAAACTATAGCAGCTAAGATAGATGCTGAAAAAAAATATCCTGTAGCGGAAGCTTTTGATATTTTAAGAGATGTTTCTTCAGTTAAGTTTGTTGAATCTGTGGATGTGTCAGTTGCTTTAGGTGTTGACCCTCGTAAATCTGATCAAGTGGTTAGGGGAGCTTCTGTATTACCTAATGGTACAGGTAAAAGTGTTAGAGTGGCAGTTTTTGTAAAAGGTCCTGCTGCAGATGCAGCTAAAGAGGCTGGTGCAGATATCGTTGGTATGGAAGACTTGGCCGATGAAGTTAAGAAAGGCAATATGAATTTTGATGTTGTGATCGCTTCTCCTGATTCTATGAGAGTAGTTGGACAGCTGGGTCAAATTTTAGGTCCTAAAGGACTTATGCCAAACCCTAAGGTTGGTACTGTAACTATGGATGTTGCTAAAGCTGTAAGAGATGCTAAAGCAGGTCAGGTTAGATATAGAGTTGACAAAGCAGGTATTATACATACTACTATTGGTAAGGTTAACTTTACTTCAGATGCGTTAAAGCAAAACCTAGAGCAGCTTTTGATTGATCTTAAAAAAGCAAAACCATCTGTTTCTAAAGGCGTATATCTGAAGAAAGTTTCTGTGTCTAGTACTATGGGTCCAGGAATAGCAGTTGACTTTTCAGATTTAAGTATATAG
- the rplJ gene encoding 50S ribosomal protein L10, with translation MALRIEDKKAIVAEVAEQVSLALSAAVADYRGLTVNEMTSLRKQARESGVYLRVVRNNLARLAIKGTNFECLSDALKGPLVLALSKDEPGAAAKLFKNFQKDHKAFEVKNLAMSGELFGPEKLDDFAKLPSREEALATLLSVMQAPVTKFVRTLNEVPSQVVRVFAAVGDSK, from the coding sequence ATGGCACTTAGAATAGAGGATAAAAAAGCAATTGTCGCTGAAGTTGCTGAACAAGTATCCTTAGCGTTGTCTGCAGCAGTAGCCGACTATCGTGGTTTGACTGTTAATGAAATGACTTCATTAAGAAAACAAGCTCGTGAGTCAGGAGTTTATTTAAGGGTTGTTCGTAACAACTTAGCACGTTTAGCAATTAAAGGAACTAATTTTGAGTGTTTATCAGATGCTCTTAAAGGTCCTCTTGTTCTTGCTCTTTCTAAGGATGAGCCAGGTGCGGCAGCTAAGCTATTTAAAAACTTTCAAAAAGACCATAAGGCTTTTGAAGTTAAAAATTTAGCTATGTCTGGTGAACTGTTTGGTCCAGAAAAGTTAGATGACTTTGCTAAGCTTCCTAGTAGGGAAGAGGCACTTGCTACATTACTTAGTGTTATGCAAGCACCAGTTACTAAGTTTGTTCGTACTCTTAATGAGGTTCCTTCTCAGGTGGTACGAGTATTTGCTGCTGTTGGAGATAGTAAATAA
- the rplL gene encoding 50S ribosomal protein L7/L12, protein MAITKEDILNAVAEMSVMDVCDLVKMMEDKFGVSAAAAVAVAAPAASGQEAAAEEKTEFDVVLVDAGSNKIAAIKAVRGITGLGLKEAKAAVEGTPFTVKEAAQKAEAEELKKQLEEAGAKVELK, encoded by the coding sequence ATGGCTATAACAAAAGAAGATATCCTAAATGCTGTTGCTGAAATGAGCGTGATGGATGTATGTGATTTAGTTAAAATGATGGAAGATAAGTTTGGTGTATCTGCTGCAGCTGCTGTTGCTGTTGCTGCTCCAGCTGCTAGTGGTCAAGAGGCTGCAGCTGAAGAAAAAACTGAGTTTGACGTTGTTTTAGTTGATGCAGGTTCAAATAAGATCGCTGCGATCAAGGCGGTTAGAGGTATTACAGGTTTAGGTCTTAAAGAAGCTAAAGCTGCTGTAGAAGGTACTCCTTTCACAGTCAAAGAAGCTGCTCAAAAAGCAGAAGCAGAAGAGCTTAAGAAACAACTTGAAGAAGCCGGCGCTAAAGTTGAGCTTAAATAA